The stretch of DNA GTGGTTCACGCGACCTTTCTCACCCTCGTGGTTCTCAACCTGGTCGGCGGCTTCCACGCGCTCGGCACGCTTATGGTCGTAGGCCTGATGATGCTGCCCGCGACCGCCGCCCGCTTCTGGGCAGAAACAGTCATCGGCCAGATGCTGGTCGCAGTCTGCCTGGCTATACTCTCGAGCATTGCCGGGCTTCTGCTCTCCTATCACCAAAGCCTGCCGACCTCCCCCTCGATTATCCTGATCGCCGGCGCCTTCTACCTTGCCTCAATCGCCCTGGGCCGCCACGGCAGCCTCGCCCATTCGCTCTGGCATATGGTCCACGCCCCTCGCTTCCGTTGAGGAGACACCAATGGTGACAAGACGCACGCTCATTGCGGCTCTGCTTTCCGCCCCCCTTCTCGCCACTGTCCCATGGCCGGTCTCCGCCGAGGACGCACCGTTAAAAGTCGTGGCGAGCTTCTCGATCCTGGGCGACATGGCCAAGGAGATTGGCGGGACACACATTGAGGTGAAGACTTTGGTTGGCCCCGATGGCGATGCCCATGTCTATGAGCCGAGCCCCGCCGATGCCAAGGCGCTGGGCGAGGCAAAGCTGCTGATCGCCAATGGCCTCAATTTCGAACCCTGGTTGCCGCGCTTGGTCAAATCTTCGGGCTTCAAGGGCATTGAGGTTTTGGCCTCCGAGGGGGTTGCACCGCGCGAATTCTCCATGGCGGCCGACAGCGCCGACCATCATGACCATGATGAGACAAGCCATGACCATGATCACGGCTCCAACGACCCCCATGCTTGGCAGGACCTTGCCAATGGCGTGATCTACGTCAAGAACATCGCCGCAGCCCTCGCCAAGGCCGATCCCGACCACGCCGATCTCTATCGCAGCAACGCATCGCGCTATATGGCCGAACTCGAGACGCTCAACGCCAAACTCAAGGCGCAGTTTGCAGCAATCCCCGAAGCCGACCGGAAAGTCGTAACCTCTCATGATGCCTTCGGCTATTTCGGTAAGGCTTATGGCATAACCTTCCTCGCGCCGGCCGGCATGTCGACCGAGGCTGAGGCGTCCGCAGCCGACATCGCGCGCATCATCGATCAGATCCGCAGCGATCATATCAAGGCCGTCTTCGTTGAAAACATCACCAACACGCGCCTTATCGACCAGATCACGCGCGAGACGGGCGCGCGTGTCGGTGGCGCGCTGTTCTCCGATGCGCTATCCGCGGCTGATGGCCCTGCCCCAACTTACGTCAAGATGTTCGAATACAACGCCGCGGAATTGATCAAGGCGCTCGCCGGCAGCTGACGCAAGGATCACATGACCCGCTTCATCTCGGCTCTCTGTCTGCTGATATCTCTCCTTCTGGTCGGCCCTGCCCCGGCCAAGGCCAGCACCAGCGCTGCATCCCAGCATGTGGCTCAACTGGTGCCACCTCCCCAGATGAGCAAAGGATCGCCCTCAGGACAGCTCGGGCTTTGGCAGAGGACCGAGATCTGGCTGCGCACCACCCAGCAGAAATTCTACAGGCAGCTCACGCAATCACTGAAGGACCTGCGCGAGCATGGCAGCCTCGCCGCCGGCTGGAGCCTTGCGGTGGTGAGCTTCCTCTATGGCATCTTTCATGCGGCGGGTCCCGGTCACGGGAAGGCGGTGATCTCCGCCTATCTCCTTGCCAATGAGCGGCAGTTGAAGCGTGGGGTTGAGCTCGCCTTCCTGAGTTCGCTCTTCCAGGCCCTCTCGGCGATCATTCTCGTGAGCGCTCTCTTGCTGCTGACCAGGACCGTCTTCGGGTCCGCGCGCCTGATGGGCTATTACATGGAGCTTGCAAGCTATCTCCTGATCACGGGTATGGGCGCTGTGATGCTTCTGCGCGCGGTCAAGGGGGTGATGCCGCTGCCGCAGCCGGCGTTAGCCGGCGCGGTGATTGGCGGTGATCAGACGCACAGCCACTACCACAGTCATCACGGCCATGCTCATGATCATGGACCCGATTGTGGCTGCGGCCACCATCATCTGCCCACGCCCGCCGAAACCGATGGAGACTGGTCGCTCGGACGCGCCCTTGCCATCAGCCTGGCCGTCGGCGTCCGTCCCTGCTCAGGCGCGCTGATCGTGCTCATCTTCGCCAGCACGACCGGCATCTATCTCGCCGGCATCGGCGCGACATTCGCGATGGCGCTGGGCACGGCCATGACGGTGTCCGCCATCGCCGTGGTGGCGGTGACTTCGCGTGGCCTTGCCCTTCGCTTATCTCGAGGCTCTGACAGGATCTATCAACGGCTCACCGCGATGCTCGCCATTCTCGGAGGGCTCGCGCTGATCGCGATCGGCGCGATCCTGTTTCATGTCACGGTCACGACACCGGCCAATCCGCTGCTGTAGCAGTCGCCGGTCAAAAGAGCGTCAAGGAAGGAGCCTCAAGGGCGTCACGCGGCCTTACTCTCATCCACGCGCCCATCATACCGGCGCCGTGCCGCCTCGATATGGTGTTGATTGTCCTGCGCCCATTGCGTCAAGGCCCCGACTGGCTTGAGCAGGTCTTCACCAAGCGGTGTAAGCGCATAATCCACCCGGGGCGGAATGGTCGGATAGATCGTGCGGCTCACCAGCCCGTCCCTCTCGAGGCCGCGCAGGGTGAGGGTGAGCATCCGTTGAGAGATCCCGCCGATCCTGCGCCGCAGCTCATTGAAGCGCTGCGGACCGCCCCCCAGCATCACCACGACCAGCACTGACCACTTATCACCGACACGGTTGAGAACGTCGCTGATCGCGCGGCACGACTCGGGAAGATGCATGGTTCTGCGTGTCACCAAGAGATTACCTGGGCGGTTGAAAGATAGTTCCCTATTTAGCTCAAGTCACTCAAGGATACCAGCGCTTCACCAGCCTCAGAATTGAGGAATGCGAGACGTCAATCGAAGGTGCGAACAGCCGATCGAACTGAGGCGCCATATGTATCCACATAGCACCTCACAGTCGTTCTTAGAACGACACCACGCCAAACAGCATCAACAGGATCACCAATCCAAGAGGAACACCCAGCCACCAAAGCAGAATAGGCATTTTTCTCTCCATTTTCATAATGTTCTTCGAAGATTTAAATGCACATTATGGGATAAAGTTCCTGATCAACATGATCAGAGCGATGCATGTGCCCGGGACACGAGAGCACTGAGACCGCCCCTATCCTCGATGATCACCTCGGCAAGGCCGAGCCAGCTCGCCAGGCTGCGCAATTCCTGCGCAACCGCTGCCGCCATGACGCCCTGATCCGTATGGGGCTCGGCGTGAATGGCAAGCATCCTGAGTGCGCCGATCGCGCGGTCAGCCTTGAGGTCCACCCGGCCAACCAAGCGCTCACCAAGCAGAACCGGCAACACGTAATAGCCGTGAACCCGCTTATGGGCCGGCGTATAGATCTCCAGTCGATAATGGAAATCGAAGAGCCGCTGGGTCCGGTCACGCTC from Rhodoligotrophos sp. CJ14 encodes:
- a CDS encoding nickel/cobalt transporter; its protein translation is MTRFISALCLLISLLLVGPAPAKASTSAASQHVAQLVPPPQMSKGSPSGQLGLWQRTEIWLRTTQQKFYRQLTQSLKDLREHGSLAAGWSLAVVSFLYGIFHAAGPGHGKAVISAYLLANERQLKRGVELAFLSSLFQALSAIILVSALLLLTRTVFGSARLMGYYMELASYLLITGMGAVMLLRAVKGVMPLPQPALAGAVIGGDQTHSHYHSHHGHAHDHGPDCGCGHHHLPTPAETDGDWSLGRALAISLAVGVRPCSGALIVLIFASTTGIYLAGIGATFAMALGTAMTVSAIAVVAVTSRGLALRLSRGSDRIYQRLTAMLAILGGLALIAIGAILFHVTVTTPANPLL
- a CDS encoding winged helix-turn-helix transcriptional regulator — translated: MHLPESCRAISDVLNRVGDKWSVLVVVMLGGGPQRFNELRRRIGGISQRMLTLTLRGLERDGLVSRTIYPTIPPRVDYALTPLGEDLLKPVGALTQWAQDNQHHIEAARRRYDGRVDESKAA
- a CDS encoding metal ABC transporter substrate-binding protein, whose product is MVTRRTLIAALLSAPLLATVPWPVSAEDAPLKVVASFSILGDMAKEIGGTHIEVKTLVGPDGDAHVYEPSPADAKALGEAKLLIANGLNFEPWLPRLVKSSGFKGIEVLASEGVAPREFSMAADSADHHDHDETSHDHDHGSNDPHAWQDLANGVIYVKNIAAALAKADPDHADLYRSNASRYMAELETLNAKLKAQFAAIPEADRKVVTSHDAFGYFGKAYGITFLAPAGMSTEAEASAADIARIIDQIRSDHIKAVFVENITNTRLIDQITRETGARVGGALFSDALSAADGPAPTYVKMFEYNAAELIKALAGS